Part of the Amblyomma americanum isolate KBUSLIRL-KWMA chromosome 7, ASM5285725v1, whole genome shotgun sequence genome, ctcattgctgcaatgtgcgcagcgaggtctcttgtcccctgtacttccgcgggcgatcgaaCTAGCAGTCATCCCTCATATATAAGTGACTGGcaccgcaaaagcgttaataatagtaacgTACTTATTCTTCGGCataggtatagggtccggttacactagACCGATGGGACGGCAATCGgcggtcggtatgcaaatgccatcgctgacgcactggtctgtcaagctagactGACGaggacgccagcacgaccaacgaccccgtatcgcagtagtgtaaagagtgaacttagtgggaactggcagagtgtggtgggggaatagctggtatgacattctataaacttaagaattttgaAACTTATTGTACCTGATGCTAGCCATAGTGGCATATGCGATgggcgtgcaccagcgaagatgtgcttttattcagtgcctgcgcatagaacctatcgaCGAGGaaattgagcgacacgggcagaaaacgccgcatgACGGTGCCACTCGTCGCCGTTGCCtaggcttgtgcggccgagcgaaagcttcactaccggtgaatagacggcccgaaaaactgcgaattcgcaagttttagcgcctgaaaatagctgtcgagcgtagttttggccacagtgccctcaaagagacgactgcctacatcgcagggcgcgattacaataagggagaagtgccgatatgtgacccggcaTGCACAGCAtgcgctgaaggcagccggcagcagccgacggcgtcgactgtggacagcAAAtctcttgttttcattaattcaagtaatgtccgaacgtatttttagctagagcactttaaaatcaaatactgatgacataagaggaagcagatacaattagcgggaagctcCGGTTCTACGCgcagcgtttcccaagcaggcgatatagcatcagcagcacttattgcagtgttatcatagtgtgtaaatgagtaaaacgacaatttgtgagcaatactacgtaatatttaagataaggagagcccaccttgcgttttatgccaagcaaacgagcagtactgtttgcatacagctatgtaaacaaccccagcgcggggctgcagttgtcgtgatcgtcgcattcctaggccacaatgcgcacgcacagtaaacgctaaatgatgtactattatttttaagcactcatttagacggcggcgactattcatcggtgtgggcagtgaaagcattcgagtcgcgtagggttttgcaaccggcttggttcctgcaaaaggctGGGTTCTAcaagccgaagggaatgtatgttcgacttacaaatgcacacatgcagcggggaagtcgtcgcactcggcacttttctctgttCCTTTCGTatctcaaggttactctagtgccaccttgtgataatttgagtttaattatcgagccgatgaatagcggacaagaaattggtagccagctacaaaacgccgctgctttcacggcgcacatcggcgaacggcacgtgccgcttttctgATACGGAAGCACTTGACTGCTCGAAAGacaccacactcataacataaaaataacatgtttatgggcgtaaataataaagcaggggttcatcgatttctgtttccttaacaatcagaaaaggggtaCCACGAGCAATTCCACTttcttaaggatcactcaggtcgcgtactaagctgacggCTTCCAAAACGAAAACACTgacactgaaaatgcattttatttcaataagctaaaagaaaagaaaacttttcgagtGACCGCCGTCTACGgagtgcatgcaagcacctcaacaacGCGCAGCAGACGAAGCGGGGCGGATATGCCCctctgacgtcagcgatcagaggttgccagaccagcaagcagttcgcagaagaaacggaaaaaattcgttttaaaaatattaaccgcacagaatcaactgaaacttgggggaattttaatttaacaagttgagaattaaatgcgataagcagggtatgcatgaaaataggctgtcatggcccctttaagtaaATTTTAGATATAAATGCAATATTGTACGACTGTTCCTCTTGATAGACAAAATTATATTTTCTGAGCACTGCATGACACTTCTCATTTGTGGCAGTGGTCCCCAGTCCCACTTCTTGTCATCATAATGCCTctattccagggaagtagcataAAAGTGCTGTAATGACAGGGACAGTGTTCCCCTTCACAGAAAGCGACAAAATACACTTGGAATACCTTTGTAATACTGGTGCATGAGGATATGAAAATGCATTTTAAATCAGGGTGTGCATGGACTCTTAAGCAGGAGTTAAATGgtatatgcagaaatgcatacaatttcttttttttttttctaaaagtgaTATAAAATGGTGGCACACAGCCCTGTTTTATGCTGCCAATGCAGCATGCATTTGGAAatgttaaaaataataaatatgtTGGACAAGGCAATTCACGTGGGTGTGCACAGGGGCCATGAGTGGCACTCTATTTTGCAGCCCAAAGCATTCCAACTCCATATAAAGGTAGAACAACACAAAACCAGAAACTCTTCCCGTACATAATCACAAAATAAAGCACACTTCCACCCTTCCCATGCCTCTAATATTAGTGCAGCCACCATGTATTCCATCCTTCCCATACCTACCTAGCAACCATGTATTTCTGCTAGATAATTTTTCTCAACAGGTTCGAATAGAAGCTATAAAATTTAAACCATCAAAAAGCTAAAAGAAATTGTCAGAACACGCCAGCGTGAGGGTCTAATGCCTCACTGATCACAATAATTTTACAATCTTCCTTAAAAAAATTACGTGCACTTGATTGTCAAGCATCGTCAAGTCTTGACCATTCCCTGGCTGAAAATCAGTGACGGCTAAATAAGAGAACATCAGTACCAGCAAGAGACACCACTTGGCACGTATGGTTGCGCTAAACTCCCACACTGTCATGCACAGGCTGTTTGGATCATGCTGCAGTCGTCAAAGTAGACCTTCTCAAGTTTGTCAACCGACTTGGGGTCCAGGTCTACAACGGCTACAGAGAAGAGGTAGGCTTGTCCACAGCTGTCCTCCACAACAGAGTCCTGCTCCCAAGACTGCACTTTAGCCCTGCACGACAGATAAgacgaggaaaaaaaatgtaGAGCGTGTGATAGCACTGGCAACAGCAGTGTAGAACAACACGGTTTCCCGACTTCTCGAATATGACCCATTAAGGCAGAGGACGCAGTTATTCAATTTGCACGAAAATGCTGGTTCTAGTTTAATACTCAACAAGATCAATGATGCATGgatatgagaaaaagaaaaaagcatctgTCGGTTGTCTACTTTCACAGTGGTTTGTCGCAGCAACTACACAGAGCTGCAGCATATGACCGTGCATTAGGTCTTGGAGGCATGATGAAGTACTGAAGGTACAAGATTACTATGTACTACATAGCTGGTACAAAAAGCTTTGATTCAGGTGCTTCTatactgaaaatgtgtttctaCGCTACACATGCGTTAACCCTGCGTTAACTGTATACAAAGGTTCACACATTTCTACCTTGCGGTGTGGTCAAAAAGAAACTGAAGTACAGAGAATGCACTGAGGACTACAACAACAAGCATCTAATTGCAACTAAGTAATTAACATTAGTACCAGAACTCatcagcgtgtgtgtgtgtgcgagagcGAGCTTTGTGTGGCTAATTAAAATAAAACCAAATAGCTTACGCAGATGACAGCCTCTGCAGAGACAGCATGATAGAGCAGTCACGAGCTGTTAGTGCCACCAAGAATTCCCAGATCTGAAGAAGCAAAGATGAAGAACTCGGTTACCTTCACGAGCATACAAATATGGTAAATGCAAAAAGCACACAATAAAAGCGGAAGCATTGCAAAACTTTTGCGGTACATTAAGCTGCAATTAAAATATAAACATgcagaaaaaagaagaagagagagTAGCAGCCACAAAACATAAGTGGCTGTATGCTCACTTTATGATTCGCAATCCTTGGGCAAATTTTCCTCACTGTGAGCAACTTCAGCTATCTCCTATAATTCCAGTGGAATGCACTACTTTCCAGCATTAGTCGGCTTAAAAGAATGTGGAAGTTACTGTGCGTCTGGCATGCAAAATGGTTATGCTGACAAGGTTATTGTTTAGCACAAAATTGCAACCATTCTGCAGTTTTGTCAACATGAAGTGCTAACACAGTGACAAGTACCTTGCGGCAGGCAAACACGTGGTCTGTCTCGTAGTTCTGACGGTCACGACAGCCGACAGCTTTGGGTAGACAAGGAGCAGGGTGGCCATCCTTCAGGTACTCGGCCCTGAGCAAAATATGCAGAAAGAAAGTGGGGAAAAGTGTGAAACAAGACTTGCTGCCTGTGACAGTACTGAGACAAAAACAAATGGTTGACTGCTGCTTTCAATGAGCCGTGGGACACAAAGAACAGCACCATCAGACCTTTGCCACTCTCTTGTCATAAGAACACAGATATACAGTGCAACATATAGATAGCACATAAAAGTGACACTGGCCTGGTTCAAGTTAATAATTGTGTGAATAGTTATCCAACGACACCCTCATGCATCAAAGCTATGACCTTGACAAAAGCAGTGGTAAAGACATCTTTCATGAGATAAATACCCCAATTAGAGCTTTTGCAGCTAACTACCCTatttgactaaaacatgtaactcGGCACATTTCTACTCCATAATAGGCTTGTTCGATGGCGCCACATAAAAACTGTCTTACTTTTACGCTGACAGCACCATTTCATTTCGGTATTATTATGCCTGTACTTCTAAAAGCATAAATGGTGCTGCCTCTTGACACTTCAGCTTCAAAGCATGGACCAACAACTCTAACATAGACGGTGACACTGTGTGAGTACCCTgcttgcaattaaaaaaaaaataattaaacaaGCACAAGCCAGGCAAAGAACCACTCACAGGGGCACCTTTTCCCCTGCACATTGGAGGCTATCCTTGAGACTGAGGTACAACGGGTAAGCTGCAGCGACATCGATGCTCCCCAGGCGCTGAGTCCTCAGCACACGATCCAAGACACTCCCACGAGGAAGTCGGTGATCTGCTTTCATTCCTAGAGAAAAGCAACCGGAATCATCACTTTTCACACAGATCAGTAGCTCGGTGCATACACAGCTTGGTATCCAGAAAAAATGTTTCCTTTGTGAGCGCTAACCTTTGTTTATAAAGCCTGCGAGAACGACTCCGTCTTTTTATGTTCGGCAACAAAGATAGGATTTTATTACTGTAGTCCAACCAAGCAAGCCTAAGTAGCTCAGAATATAGTAATAAAGATGACGTATTGTTGTTCTCTACTTCTTTGCACTTCTCCATGCTGCCCATACACATTTCTCCCCCTTTTAAGTGAAATTTCATTGCTTGGCTTTTTGTGGCTTCGATGCCATTTGTTTGGTAGCATAGGATGTTAGTATTTATTACTTTAAATAAGAAACCTGGAGATAAACACAGAAATATATTTTCCCGCTACTCATTTCAAACTCGTGACGTTCATGATAACACAATGAGATTTACTGATTCTGTGATCACCGACCGGAAACGAGTAGTGGCTTGATCTAGGCTTAGAGATCCACAAACAAAAATGTACTTGACATCATTGCAGTTTGCTTGTAAAAAAAACTCGTGGTGTCAACATCTGTATTTCATCTTTCGAGCTTTTCTAGTTTataaaaaagcttgttttcaGTGAAGGCATTCTTTGTCAAAACAATGTGGTAATCAAATGATATAGGCCACTTTCCATTGCAATGTTTCTCATCAAATGGGTACACTAGCACAGCAACTATagttttggtttatgggcgtttaacgccccaaagcgactcaagctatgagggacgccgtagtgaaaggctctggaaattttgaccacctgaagttcttaacgtgcactgacatcgcacagtacacagacctctagaatttcgcccccatcgaaattcgaccgccgcggccgagattgaacccgcgtctttcgggtcagtagccgagcgccataaccactaagccactgcagcGGCTAGTAACTAACTACAGAGATTTAAACATGATGTAGTTAAAACTAGCATGAGGCGCACTTCAAAAGCAAACGTCAAAGTCTGCTGTTGGCTTCTAAATAGGCCAGATTGCAAGCGACCATTTCAGAATGCATGCAGTCTGTCCTGTCTGCCTGTCCAAATCAACAATTTCATCAATGTCTGCTTTTAATAATTTTAACAAATACAAAACATTGGTGATGCTTAAGGAAAAGCATCCTGCAGAcaaaaatcgaagaagacccgCTCACTGGTGGTACAGGTGCATGGATGGGAAGATGGGCAAGATTGCGGCACGTTAACATCATTCACGCTGGTGACGGCATCAGTCGTGATAGTGCTTGGGTAAGGATGCCGAAGGACTTTTGTGACCAGATGGCACAGGTTGTCTTCCGTACTGTAGAAAATAAGAAAGGATATATCAGTGCAAGAAATATTGTAGGAAATGGTAAATGGCAAAAAGGTGTCTGCCAACTGAGCTCCCTGAAAAACGTGAAAGCATTGCTGAAGATCTCAGAGTATCTTGATTGTCAGGGTAACTCAAACTAGGAACTCAAATTATTAAGCCAAAGATATATGTTTTATAAAGCTTTTACTGCATTACGCAAGATGAACAGCGAAGAGGTTCAAAAAATAAGGCTCTACACGGATTTAGCGTTACTTGTACTGACACAAAAGTTTAAGCAAATAGGCCGAGCAAGGCTCTGTGGAATGTTCCTCTTTCGCTCAGTAGTCCTTACCTGACTAGACATGATTCGTGAAAGATGTCTTTCAAGGCAACATCTAGGCTGCTTCTTGATTCTTCACTGAACACAAGTTCTTTATTCTGTAAGAAAGAGCATAATGAAGAACAATGAACAACATTATTGTGAGATTTTGGCAACAGACATCGTCACTTTGGAGACACTCGTAGCGCAGAGTCATGGCTACCAAATCAATCCGTGAGTGCAAGGTAGAAGTATTCAGAATAATTTACCTTGAAAATCCTAAGGTTATTCTGAGGATGGTAGAGGAGCTCCTTGAGGGCATTTCTCATTCGTCTTGGACACCTGGCAAGGAAGAAACATTAGAATTTCAACCCTTAATGCTAAAGCTGAGTTCTGTTAGTTCCAAAATTTCTGTTGAAAAACGTTGTAGATGAAGCCAGTTTATCACAAAGTATTTTTCATATTTCCATGCCTGAAGGTTAGAACACTGCCTCATTTGCGCATACTGAGACCCAGAAAATACCTGGTGCAATGAACTTTATTTGTTTTTGGAAAGCAGtgcttttaatttattttatcgCAAAGTGAATTAGCAATACAAAATTTTCTGACCACACTGATTAAATAAACTGCACTCGAGGGTACAAACTAATCGGAACATTTGAATTAAGGGCCTCAACAAACACACATGCAGCCAGCAATAGTTTGCAATGCAAAATACAAGACGCAAGAACGATTAGCTCATCCTCAGTATTTCTTATGAGAGCACTGCCTATCTTTTTTGAGTCAAGTAAAGGTAACATGAATAATGCTTCACTTCGTTTTAACATTTGATCAACCGGTAAGTTATTGCTTGTCAGATAAGAAACTTACCCACTGAACAGGTCCAGGGGGCAGTACATACTTAAAGACGATATCCGCCCCTTGGTGACCTTAAAAAACAATAAATTTTGTAAACAGTTAGAAAACTTGGAACAATGGAAAATTATCAAAATAAACAAATGACATGCCCCCATTTTAAGGAAGCAGTTGTGCGACTGCTTTAATAACTTTATACATTTCACAGTATATCTACATGTTTCTTAATATCCTTATGCAACCTGTATTATGTTCGTCCTATAGTGTGTTTCCTGTTTTTCACCTTTTGTTATAGTTTAGTTTTTGTTGTCATTTATGACTGAATTTCTTTTGCAAAACTTTTTCTATGCCTCTACACATTTTTGCTTCGTAACATTTTTTTAGTTTCTTATTCTGAACTTGAGCATTTCACATGTTAAAGGGGCATTGACGACAACCTGACACTGGCCTGTATCAGATGATTACTGCATTCTAATGATAAAAAGTCCTCTTTCACTGTGGACAGAGCTCTTACAGAGCTAGAAAAGACTAAAAAGCGGAATATGGGTATTGCTGCTATTGACAGTTTTCACAAGAAAAGAGCAACGATACCGAGTGTTTTTTTTGCAGATCTCCACGTCTAGGCCACACACGATCATCCACCTCCAATCAGTGATCACAAAGTCTATAATTCTCCCAATGTCATCATCTTCATGAGCTTGAACCGCGTGGcacaaaataattttctttttttccaactcAAAATATCTCATAAATAAAATATGCAATCTGCTACCAAACAAATGGCAATGGAGCCATAAAAAGTCACACAATTTAACTCTACTAAGAACCAAAACTGGATAATTAAAAAATTGAAACAAAATTGAATAagaatgaaaattgaaaaaatggaTAATGCAATTGCGCCTGTGTTGGTGCTCCTGCTATGTAATATCCCCAGAGGTCCTTTTGGGGATACTGTGAGCAAAAATAGATATGGCAGCACAAGATAGGCTAGGAGCGTCCCCACCTCACCTACAATAAATTTCATACCTTTAATGTCTGGGCAAGGTGAAATCGGCAGACTGATGCCCGCACCTGGTGCTTCAAGGGAAGATCATGGGGGCTGGGCAGGAAGCCTTGCTTCGGCTGAACGAGGAGAACACAAATGATATAAGAAAACTGTAGCAGCTTACATGTTGTCAAGTTATTGCGCACTTTCAGCATACCTTAATTTCAATTGACAGCACTGGACCTTCAGCAAATTTTCGTAGGTGACTTGGCAAGGTGCAGTAGTCGGGGAACAGCAGTCCTACAGTTGGAGCTTCTTTGACATTTTTCTTTAGCCTGTGCACTATTAAGAAAATTGTTTCAGGACAGAAATGCCTGCAACTTACATAACTGCTTTCAATTGTTTTCACAAAGAGTCAAGGTTTGCATTACTGCTGCTGTATGGATTCTAACGTACGATTGCATGTTCTGGATGCAAGCGACATTCAAGAAAGTACTATGTTTCCCACTGAGGCTTGCCTGCAGCATAGATAAATCTACTCACACTCCAGAGATGGTGTGCCCTGGTGAAATGTGCAAATGGAGCATGCTGCAGCATCCTAGCTCTACAGCTGACCTACCTGATGAATGCAGAAAGATTTGTTGGGTGATGGTAAGCAATACATGCTTCCTAATCTGCACCACAAGAAGTGCGAGCGCATGCATAACAGCCCGCTAATTTTTGTCCATAGTCATACAGCCCAATGAGAGCAGTTAATTGCAACCACAGTGCAACACAAAGAGGTAACCTGCTTGCAGATTTACTCCTGTAATATCATTATTGCATTCACCTTTACTGTAGGAGATACTGTAATGGATATTGTGAATGAAGACCAGGTGAACAAAGTGTCGCAGTGGTGCGCGTGTTCTGGGTTTGGGTGCcctgtgctctgtgcgggccctgcGCTCTTGGTCCGTGCgctgtgcccggggcgttcttgcgtcgtcTTGGCCTTAGCCCATGTAACAACTTTGGTGCAGGCGCAGACTTTACGCTCAGCACACCACGCAGCTTCAGAGTGTTGTCACGCTGGGcctaccaccatggctccacccaGTGAGACGAGAAGCCCCCCTAGAGCTCCTTTTGTGGTTATGGCTCCTCTTCGCAACCCCGGCACCTTTTGCGGCATTGATGGCatagatgtggaagactggcttagCCTCTACGAACACATCAGCACCTATAACAAGTGGGACCCTACATTAATGCTTGCCAATGTCATATTTTATCTCAATGGCACGGCACAAGTGTGGTATGAAACCCATGAGGACAACCTAACAAGCTGGGACATCTTCAAACAGAAGCTAAGGATGCTGTTCGGTAGGCCTGATGATTGGCAGCTCACCGCCAAAAAACAGCTTGCGTCTCGAGACCGGTCTTCGACTGAAAGTTACGTGGCCTGTATCCAGGACGTCTTGGCTCTTTGCCACAAAGTCGACGCTGCTATGAGCGACATAGACAAAGTGgaccacgtgctcaaaggcattgcaaACGATGCTTTCCATTTGCCTGTTTGCAAAGACTGCTCCACTGCTGACAACATCATTAAGGAGTGCCATCCATTTGAGCAAGTGAAAGGCCGCCGCATTCCGAAGCTGTTTTCCCACCTTTCGAACACAACCGCAACACTCCGCTCATCTAGTCTTCATTCACAATATCCGTTGCATAaacttgaaattaaaaaaaaaatttacaataCAGATATTGCACTTACGGGGTCTGTCCAACTGCACAGCCTTGTTGATAAGCCTCACATTTTCTGCCGTCAGTCGAATAAGGACCTGAAAGATTAAAGTGCTTACATGAACACACTTCTGaagcttgaaaagaaaaattCATTTCACATAGCTCTCAAAATGCCTGCACACTGTTTAACATCGAGGCACATGTTTTCCATTATCCATGCCTTTCTCAGACACAAGATGACAAAAACTTGCCGGGGCACGAACAAACTGGCTTCCAAGAAGGGGCTTCATGACATGTTCGATGAAGTCTGCCTCCATATGACATTTTTGCAAGCTCTCTCCAATCAGCGATATTGTGTCCTGTGTGAGAGAAAACAACACTAGTACATATTCCTTTGCAAGCAAGCAATGCAAAATTTGCAAGAAATTAACCCTCAATGATCACATCATCTTCTCAGGAAATACACACTCAAAACTCATCTGTCCTTTTCATTCATCTGTTCGTAACTCCACATGCTTTACTCAGTCCTCTTATCGCGAGATAATTAACGGAGTGTCTAGCGTTCCGTCCAGACAgaacatttgctgctgctgcagttccgtccagtggtggtggtggttatgttgggttgggttaggttggcttaggttaggttggattcggttaggttgggttacgttaggttgggttgggatgggttaggtaaggttccgtctggacggaactctagcACAATATGGAGTTCTGTCTGGACGGAACTGTAGCGCAAAATGGAGTTcttgtttgggttgggttaggttaggttgggttggggtaggttgggttaggttaggttggtttgggatggtttaggttgggttaggttaggttcccTCTGGTCAGAACTCTAGGGCAAATTGgagttccgtctggacggaactctagcCACAGCCGATAATTAATAGTTACCTCTGAGAATGCAGCACTCTTGCGAAGACGAAGGACTTTATCCTCCTGCAATGAAGAACGAACAGGAAAAAGTGAACAACGCGCCTCTGGCAAGCTACACCTTGG contains:
- the Ipk1 gene encoding inositol phosphate kinase 1 isoform X1, which produces MATPTGRERSGCDPVEKFLISPENCAFRGEGNANIVVTLKNEDKVLRLRKSAAFSEDTISLIGESLQKCHMEADFIEHVMKPLLGSQFVRAPVLIRLTAENVRLINKAVQLDRPLHRLKKNVKEAPTVGLLFPDYCTLPSHLRKFAEGPVLSIEIKPKQGFLPSPHDLPLKHQVRASVCRFHLAQTLKVTKGRISSLSMYCPLDLFSGCPRRMRNALKELLYHPQNNLRIFKNKELVFSEESRSSLDVALKDIFHESCLVSTEDNLCHLVTKVLRHPYPSTITTDAVTSVNDVNVPQSCPSSHPCTCTTRMKADHRLPRGSVLDRVLRTQRLGSIDVAAAYPLYLSLKDSLQCAGEKVPLAEYLKDGHPAPCLPKAVGCRDRQNYETDHVFACRKIWEFLVALTARDCSIMLSLQRLSSAAKVQSWEQDSVVEDSCGQAYLFSVAVVDLDPKSVDKLEKVYFDDCSMIQTACA
- the Ipk1 gene encoding inositol phosphate kinase 1 isoform X2; amino-acid sequence: MATPTGRERSGCDPVEKFLISPENCAFRGEGNANIVVTLKNEDKVLRLRKSAAFSEDTISLIGESLQKCHMEADFIEHVMKPLLGSQFVRAPVLIRLTAENVRLINKAVQLDRPLHRLKKNVKEAPTVGLLFPDYCTLPSHLRKFAEGPVLSIEIKPKQGFLPSPHDLPLKHQVRASVCRFHLAQTLKVTKGRISSLSMYCPLDLFSGCPRRMRNALKELLYHPQNNLRIFKNKELVFSEESRSSLDVALKDIFHESCLVSTEDNLCHLVTKVLRHPYPSTITTDAVTSVNDVNVPQSCPSSHPCTCTTRMKADHRLPRGSVLDRVLRTQRLGSIDVAAAYPLYLSLKDSLQCAGEKVPLAEYLKDGHPAPCLPKAVGCRDRQNYETDHVFACRKG